CAGGAGAGAATGGGGCGAGGGGCTGATATTCAATGGGAAGCTCCTTTTGGAACAATGATGCCGGCCTACTATGCACTGTACGCGAGAGGACATTTTGAGAAGTACGGCACAACAGAGGAAGATCTTGCTTTGATTCGGGTCAAGTCTTCCACGTACGGCAGGATAAACGATAAAGCGGTTTTCAGAAAACCCCTGACCTTAGAAAAGGTCCTCGAGCCCAATTACATTGCTACTCCCTTGAAAGTGTTTGATTGTTGCGCGAATGCGGATGGATCTTCATGTATCATACTTGCCTCTGAGGAAAAGGCAAAAAGCCTCTGCAAAAAGCCTGTGTGGATAAAAGGGCTTGGAATGGCCACCGCCCCTATAACCATGACGGAAAGAGATACTTTCAGCGGACTAAGATGTGCACAATTGGCTGCAAAACGTGCTTACCAGATGGCCGGCATAACACCCGGCGATGTGGATGTGGCCGAGGTGCATGATTGTTTCACGATAGCGGAGATGATGGCTTATGAAGACCTTGGATTCGCCGAACCCGGCAAAGGCAAGGATCTTATCCGAAACAAAGAAACTTATAAGGAAGGGAAAATACCGGTCAATGTGGATGGTGGCTTGCTGTCGAAAGGGCACCCCATAGGGGCTACCGGCGGTTCGCAGATTCGCACCATTGTCTTGCAGTTAAGAAGTGAAGCGGGTGAAATGCAGGTTCCGAACGCCAAGATCGGTTTAGTCCATAATATCGGAGGAGTCGGAATCTACGGTAATGTGAGTATATTCGGGGTCGAGTGACATTCCTGGAGGAAAAGATGGGTTTCGAGCAGTTCGGCATTATAAGTTTTACTGGCGTAACGAAGGTTGATGAGTTTGTGGGGTACCTCAAGGATCAGGAAATACGCGGCACCTTGTGCATGCGATGCGGTACCAGATTCTTTCCACCTCGCAGCGATTGCGATGTTTGCCTTAGCAGCATCATGCAATGGTTCCCCATCACCGGCGAAGGGACTGTCATCACGTATACGAAGGCGATGTACGCTCCTGCGGGATTTGAAAAAGACGTCCCATACGTACTCGCTGTTGCAGAGTTTTCCGATGGGGTCAAAGTATTCGGTCGAATGGATCGTACTATTCCGGAAGACCGAATCAAAGCGGGCATGAAGGTGAAAACACGCGTAACGAATCTTGAAAACGATCGCTTCACATATGAATTTGTCGTCAACTAGGAGGCTGTTGCGGAACACGATTTTTTGTAGTAGGTACGATCACCATCTGTTCGGCGATGTCTCTCCTGAGGACGACGGAGAAGATGGCTATTTATTTTAATTGTAGAAGCCTCTCCGGAACGGAATCGAGTCGGATTTTCACGGACGCGGCAAAAGCCGGCGCAGGCCTGGATCAAGCGACACCGGGAAATTTTCCCGACCGCAGTGCAGGTTCGCCCTCTCGGCATGGAGTAGGCTTCCCGACTTGTCGCCGCCTTCATGAACATTCACTGGAGAGCCTGGAGTTGAATAGATGACGGATCTGGTCAAAACTTGAGGTATTTCCCCTCTGGGAGGTAATGGCTTTCTTAACGAATTCGATGTGCCAAACCATCGTCGTACCATGACCCGGCAGGAAGGGCTGTTGCAGCTTTACTGTCGTTAGCACACTACAGGTCTATCGTGTGCATCAGCATTCGTTCCGGTTGTGTACGCTTTGGGGTGGTTTTGTCAACGGGGTTGGCTTAGCGGTTATATTACCCGTTTCGTCATAGTATGGGAACCGCCTATGCAGCCCGGCCCGGAACTCTTTTGTTCCGGAAAATCCTTTTAAGGAGCCTCGCATGAGCGACGAGTACGATGTGGAGTTGTCTGAAGAGCATATAATGCTCCGAGATATGGTTCGTAAATTCGCGGATAACGAAGTAGCACCTGTTGTCGATAAAGATGAGAACGATCACCGTTTCCAGCGTGAACTGGTGAACCAGATGGCTGAATTGGGTCTTTTTGGCTGCCCGGTCCCTGAACAATACGGCGGCAATAACATGGGCTATCTGGCGCACGCGATAGCCACCGAAGAGATCGGTAGGGTCTCGGGATCGCTCAGGGTCGCTTTCAACATGCAGACGATGGGCACTTCGATGTCCATTTTGAAATGGGGAAGTGATGAGTTAAAACAAAAATATATTCCAGCTCTTGTTTCCGCTGAAATTCTCGGTTGTTTCGGTATCACCGAGCCTGATTCGGGATCCGATACCGCAGCCATGGCTACCACGGCAGAGAGGGATGGAAACGAGTACGTGCTAAACGGCCGGAAGATGTGGATCACCTGGTGCCCGGTCGCTGATATGGCCGTCATCTTTGCCATGACTGACAAAAAGGCCAAACACAGAGGTATGAGCGTCTTTGTCATGGATATGGATTCTCCGGGTGTCTCCACCATAGCCACGAAAGACAAACTCGGTCTTTGGGCTTGCCCCACCGGCGAAATCATCATGGAAGACGTGAGAATCCCTGCTGGTAACCGCCTTGGCGAAGAAGGCAAAGGATTCGGTTATCTCATGCAGGAGCTTATAAGCACGAGGCTTTCTGCAGCGGCAGGCGCAGTGGGCACTTGCCAGGCAGCTCTAGACGAATCAGTCAAATATGCAACCGAACGGCGACAATTCGGCCAATCCATAGCCGAATTCCAGATGGTCCAGGAAGTCATAGCAAGGATGGTTGCTGAAACCGAAGCTGCTCGGGCGCTTGTCTGGCGATGCGCAATTCAGAAGGATCGCGGGCTTGTGCACAACATGCGAGAGACCGTGCTCGCAAAGTATTATGCATGTCGAGCGGCTGATGAAGTACCCAACCTCGCTCTCGAAGTGTTGAGTGCATATGGATATTCCAATGAATATCCCATAGCCAGAATCCTTCGTGACGGAAAAGTGTACAAGATTCTCGAAGGCGCTACCAACATTATGAAGATGATAATCGCCCAGGACGCTCTGGGCCTCAAAAAGGCGAACAGATAGTCGAAGCGCGGAGAGATCGACTCCTTCCGGGGTGAATGCAAAGGTCCGGCAGTGGCTGCGGTGATCCGAGAGTTCGAGAAGAACCGGTCCGAGCCGATAAATTAGAGGAATTTCTCGTCGGATCTCGCCGTCACCCCGTACGAAAATAAAGGCGAAGAGGCTGTGAATTTCTTCAGCTCTTCGCCGGAATAACGGTACCGCTTGCTTTAGATGCATGAAGGACCGCGCTGATATATCTCTACTGCCATTTTTTTTGAGAGAGGGATTTTAACAAATTCTTTGCCTCCATCTTGTCCGTGAACATTAAGAACTTATCCTGGAGGGCATGCACAATTTGCTGTGCAACCCCAGGGTGATCGAAGTCGTACGACATAAGGCCGCACAATGGTGACTCTTGAAAGATCGAATCTGCTGAAAAAAGAATAACCTGAACGTAATGTCTTGAAAATGTGCGTATTACGAACAGTGTCCCGGAATCGGAACTGTTTGTCAGGAACACGATTGTAGGAGGTTTTCAACATGGCGGAAATCACCATGCCCATGAACGGCAAGGTTATCGCGATAACGACCGAAGTGGGCGAGGGCGTCTCGGAAGATGCCGAGCTGGTCATTATAGAGGCAATGAAGATGGAATTGCCTGTGGTCGCCACCCATGATGGAACAGTAAAAGAAATCAAGGCCAAAGTTGGCGAGTCATATAACGTCGGGGACGTTTTGCTCATAATAGAGTAAGAATTTCTGTCAGATTGCTGTGGAAGAAGAAGGAAGCGTTATTTCGACCTTTGGACATTCCATCGGCTTTTCACGCAATTTTCAAATGCCGAGAATATGAGGCTGATTAAACCTGGAGATGCACGAAGTTGCCCGCAGGAAGGGGACAAGGATTGTCCCTCAATCCATGAACAATGGCTACCGTGCCTCTATAGCCGAAGAAGATCAAATCTACTCCGTTGAAGTGAGAATGTTCGACGGAGGGAGGAAAACAATGAGACCATACTTCGAAAGCATGGCAAAGATCGGAAAACCGCTCAGCCAGGCTAGAATCAAGAATACGCAAGAAAACGTCGAACAGATCAGGGCAATAGAACAGGAATTGGCAGCAGCCATAGAAGACGTCAAGAATGCCGGAATTCCTGCAAAGAAGATCAATGAAAGAGGACAACTCACTGTTTGGCAACGCCTCGAATACCTGGTTGACCCTGGAACCTGGTGCCCCTTGCACTCAATATTCAATCCCAAGAACAACGAAGAAGGGACTACCGGCGTCGTCAACGGTTTAGGCAAGATAAATGGCAAATGGGCGGTTATCATAGGCTTTGACAACAAGGTGATAGCCGGCGCATGGATCTCTGGTCAGTCGGAGAACATCCTCAGAGTCACCGACATGGCGAAGCGCCTTCGTATTCCTCTGGTTTGGCTGGTGAACTGCTCAGGCGTGAAACTCACCGAACAGGAAGAAGTCTATCCGGATCGAAGGGGTGGAGGAACCCCGTTTTTCCGCCACGCAGAATTGGAACAGCTCGGGATTCCCGTCCTGGCAGGGATTTGGGGAACCAATCCTGCGGGTGGTGGTTACCAGGGCATCAGCCCCACGATCCTCCTCGCGCATAAAGACTGCAATATAGCTGTAGGTGGAGGAGGAATAGTCAGCGGGATGACCCCGAAAGGGTACTTCGATGAAGAAGGAGCTGAACAACTCATCGAAGCGACAAGGCATTTCACCGAACTTCCCCCGGGGAGCGTTCAGGTCCATTATGATAGCACGGGCTTTTTCAAGGCGGTGTTCGAGACTGAAGAAGCTGTTCTCGATGCACTCAAGGGCTATATGGACATGATCCCTGCTTACGACCCGAAGTTTTTCCGTGTGGCAGAGCCGGCGGAACCTCAATTCGGCAAAGAGGATCTGAACCACATCATCCCCGTGAACCAGAAATCGGTGTACGCCTTTGATGAAGTGCTCGCACGACTCACCGACAACAGCGAGCACATGGAGTACAAACCGCAGTACGGTCCGGAAGTGTACACAGGATTGGTCAAACTGAACGGATTCCTGGTCGGAGTCATCGGCAACAAGCAGGGATTTCTCGGGGCAGGATATCCGGAATATGCGCCATATCCCGGCATTGGAGGCAAGCTGTACAGGCAAGGGCTCATCAAAATGAATGAGTTCGTTACTTTGTGCGGCAGAGATCGACTCCCCATAATTTGGTTCCAGGATACGTCGGGGATAGACGTGGGTGACATCGCGGAGAAGGCTGAGCTTCTCGGACTGGGGCAGTCGCTCATCTACTCTATTGAACAAACCGATGTTCCCATGATGCTCTTCGTGCTTCGTAAGGGAACTGCTGCCGCCCACTATATTATGGGCGGGCCGACAGCGAACAATCATACCGCTTTTGCACTGGGTACTCCTGCCACCGAGATTTACGTCATGCATGGTGAGACCGCCTCAGCCGCATCTTTTGCCAGACGCCTCGTGAAAGAAAAGGACGCAGGTAGACCCCTACAGCCGATCATTGACAAGATGAACGCTCTTGCCAAGCAATATTCCGATCAGTCCAAACCAATCTATTGCGCCAAGAGAGGATTCGTGGACGAGGTGGTTTCTTTTACCGAGATGCGCAAATACATGCTCGCATTCGCAGAGTGCGCATACCAGAATCCCGGCTCGATTTGTCCTCATCACATGATGATGATTCCGAGGATAGCAAAAGGATAAACACCTCAGGGTTCAGGATGAAAACAACGTCACAATGAACGTGGAAAACTGAGCTCCACCGGGGAGCGACAGAAGCAGCTTAGACCCCCAAAGACCAAAATGGCAGGACCGCCGCACAGCGGTCCTTTTCCGTTCTGCGAAGTTGCGGTCGTTTATTTTGGCAATGCCTATACGTGTGAGATAGCGTCTGAAGTCGGAAATTGACTGCCAGGCGGTAGTCCGGTAGATTCCAGAACTGAAGAGAGCTATACTGCGACCCCATTATTCTTGTGATCAAACATATCTCCAGATTTTCAGGATGAATCCATGGAAGTGAACAGACAAGCTCGGCTTTATGCAGGAATAACCTTGCTCATTCTTGCGACGATCTCGCCATTATTCGGATTCCTGGTTGTTAAGACGAATTGGTCCGCGGTGATGAAAACCACGATAATCGGACTGTTGACAGCCGGTATTCCTGAAGTTCTCATCTTTGCTGCAGCGGCGATTCTCGGAAAAGAGAATTTCCAACGTATCAAGTCAAAAGCCTTCTCACTTATGAAACGTCTGAGACCGACTGCACGGGTGGGCAAGACCCGATACTCTATCGGGCTAATAATGTTCCTTATCCCACTGGTTCCCACCTATGTCATGGCTTATGCGCCTCAATGGCTTCCCGACGACTCTCCTGCCAGACTTTACGTTAACCTGGCTGCTGATTTCATTTTTGCTGCGAGCCTATTTGTTCTCGGTGGAGACTTCTGGGACAAGCTTACGGCATTGTTCGTATACGATTCCAAAGCACAATTCGACGACAAGGTACAGCCTGGGGCCTCTCAATGATCTCATACCAACTCCCATGGCGCACAACGCCACAACAAACAATAAAAGACCTGATGCAGTATATGGTCTTTTATTGGAATGTGCGTTCAAAGAAGTAATCCCACCATCGGCGGGAGCAAATTCGGTCCCGGCATGCCTCCGAAGCGAAGTCAGGCGGTTCCGTTCGTAGGGAAGGAGATTTGCCGGGACCGGCAACTAACAGGTTTCTCAATATTCCCTCTATGAAAGCACATTGGTACCAGACATTGAAAAGCGTGGTTCTCTTGTTGCATCGTTTCTTATAAGGGCAGGTCTTTAGATATCATTTCGTAATGCCCTGTTCCTTTTGCATTCGAGGCGACCAAATTGACGGATCCGTGCACAATGTCTTACAGTGAGAAATTAGAATTAGTTTCGGCATGATTGATATTGTTGAGAACAGAAAAGGGGGATCATTATTATGAGTGAAATTATCTTATGTGAAACTCGAAGAACATTTCTAACGAAAGCGGGAATTCTTCTTACCGGTACCGCTGTGATCAATTCTACAGCCCACATTGCCCATGCAGAATCAAAAGAGAAAAAAAAGAAAAAAGAAGAGAAGAAAGCCGAAGAGGTTTCCCCACCCGAGGACCTGATGCGTGAGCATGGGGTCCTTCGTCGAATCTTGCTTGTCTACGAAGACATTCAGGGTCGCCTCATGGGTGGGAAAGAATTTCCTGCTGAAGTGCTTTCAAATGCAGCCGGAATAATACGTAAATTCGTCGAGGACTATCATGAAAAACTCGAGGAAGACTACCTGTTTCCTCGGTTTGAGAAAGCCGGCAAGCTGGTCGATCTGGTAACGATCCTCAAAGAGCAGCACAAGGCGGGCCGTCGCTTGACGGAATTCATCAAGAAATCTGCCGAGCCTGTAACATTAAAGGATGCTCCGAAACAGAAAGAATTGGCTGAAACGCTGCACTTGTTCATAAGAATGTATCGACCCCATGCTTCACGCGAAGACACCGTCCTATTTCCTGCCTTGCGAACCATTGTATCCGGGAAAGAATTTGATTCTCTTGGTGAAGAATTCGAGGAAAAGGAAGAGAAACTCTTCGGTGAAGGCGGTTTTGAAAAAATAGTTGCTCAAGTGGCGGAACAGGAAAGAACTCTGGGCATCTATGAACTAGCTCAATTTACGCCACCCAAGTGAGAAAACCGGGGTCACAATGAAAACCAAAGACGTGGTGTGGCTGGTTCTGCTCATCATGGCAATTTTGCTTACAATTTGTCTCAATTACTATCCCTATCTTCCGGGGGACGTGAGCAGCACCCGACTGATACAATCCTTGCTGCCCGAATCTAAACACTGGGCTCAAGTCCTATCGTCAACAGCCAAAAGCCCGTTCGTCTTTATCTTGATTGCGATCACGTTTGCCCTTTCATGGGTGATTGCGGGCTGGCGTGCAGCTTTGTTGTCTGTCGCCAGCTTCATTGGTCTGTGGTTGCTGGGAACATGGCTTGGTCCGGTAATTTCCCAGCCACGACCTTCCCCGGAACTGGTTCAGGTGACCGAAGCAAGTCCAGGCTCTGCATTTCCGTCGATCTTCGCTTTCAATTTCATGGCGACAGTCGGCTTCCTGGCTGTTCTGGCCGGAGTCAAGGCGTCGGGAGGTCTTCGATGGGGTCTGATGGTGATCTGCATCTCGCTTCTTATTATTGGAGGGATTGCAAGAATTGCCCTGGCAGCGCATTGGCCCAGTGATGTAGCCATATCGTACTTGATAGGGCTTCTCTGGATCACTTTGCTCATTCGATTCATTTGAAGAATGAGAAATTCAGAAAGCAGGAAAGCAAGGGAGCGATTGGTGAAAGTGAACGAGAATTATTCTTTTCTGATCGATGTAGCGTCTACATGCAATTTGAAATGTCCTTCCTGTCCGCAGGCAAACCCGAAGAACCCGGTTCGCAGAAATGAACTCATGGAGCCGGAACTGCTGGATTCTATACTGAGAAAAGCAACTTCAGAGTGCCAAATCTCTTTTGTCTATCTCTACAACTGGGCAGAGCCTTTCTTGAATCCCAAACTGCCCGACCTCATCGACATAGTGAATTCCCATAATATTCCTTGCGGAGTAAGTTCCAACCTGAACATTAGACGCAATATAGATCGCGTTGTGGCAAGCAATCCCGCGAACTTTGTTATCAGCACTTCGGGCTTTAATCAACATACATACGGGAAAATGCACGCGGCAGGAAATGTCGAGCGGGTCAAAGAAAACATGATTTGGCTTTCTGAGGTGAGGAAGAATACTAACAGCCGCACTCGGGTAGAAGTTAATTATATACGCTATCTTGGTAACTTGGACGAGCTCGTGCTCATGCGGAAATTTGCCGCCTCACTTGGGTTCTTTTTCAGACAATCCATAGCTGCGCTATTTCCTCTGGAAAGATTGTTAAAGTATCTCTCCGACTCGCAAAAAAAGGAAAGGACGATCGACGAGGAAAAAGAACTGTTTGAAATCCTGCTTTTTCCCTATGAAGAACTGATGCAACTATCAGGTCCCTTCAAGAGATTTCCATGCAGTTATCGGGAAGAGCAAATCGTGCTAAATTCTCGCGGACAGGTCCAGCTCTGTTGTCTTGTTTTCGATCCGACCAGGTTCACCATAACCGATTTCTTGTCTGATTCCATTGAGCGGATACGAGAGCTGAAACGAGGACAGGATTTCTGCAAGTCATGCATTGAAAAGGGAATTCATACCTTAGGCCTGAGATTTGGTCCTAATCTCAGACCGGTTGTTTTAAAGAAAGTCGCCGATTACTACTCCGAGGCTGGCGTGGACTTTCACAACCTGCCTCGAACTTCAAACGGCCTTTGGTTCGATCGGTCAGTCAGACTACTAAAGGAGTCAGCCAGGCGCTCGATCGTACTTCGTCGCTTGACGCGGGAGGCTGTCACCAGATTCCCCGTATTGAAGAGACTGCCTGGAGATATATTGTCTTTAGAATGAAATAAGGGAGGCATGAACTCATCCGTGTCACCTAGACCAACCGAAGTCGCACTTCTATTTCTCAAGTTGGGCATTATCGCGTTCGGTGGACCGGCAGCCCACATAGCGATGATGCACAATGAAATGTGAAACGAAAATCTTTGTCTGGCCGACTGGCTGGTTCAATCAGTGTTTTTGAAAGAGGTCTCGGGGTATCAGAGACTCCATCTACAAACGCAGGTTTGTGGGACCTGAGCCCATCATTCAAGTCATGGGAGCAGCAGGATTTTACCATCGCCCATGTTATGGACCGTGTCTCTACAGTTTTATGGCCGGCTACAGTCAGATCGTGACAAAACACTCCGGTCAGCCCAGGCCGAATTCCTCTTTGGCAGGCGCGGCGTATAGCCTTGAGGTAGACGGAGCTATCAATGTGAGACCTGACATTCTAGTTGGGATATTCGGCGCTTACCATAGGCTTCAGCTTGACATACTTGTTCTGAGAGCTGTTTTTTCCTCTCAAATGATTCCTGCCCCCAAGGCAATCGCCAGCAACAGCAGCATCATTCCGACAATCATCTGCACAGTCTTCATGGTGATCTTTTTCATAAGCCTTGCCCCGATGAATGAACCTGCAAAAGCTGCGGCTATTCCGGCCATGATGAGTCCAGTCCCGTCGTGAGTTCCCAATAGGGCAGAATCCCTTGCGACGAACGTGCTGCTATAGATGACGAGTCGGGACATATCC
The sequence above is a segment of the Desulfomonile tiedjei DSM 6799 genome. Coding sequences within it:
- a CDS encoding thiolase domain-containing protein; its protein translation is MAKVAVIGVGQSEFVRSYPGSIRELAFEAYRDAMKDAAINSEQIDATVICSAPEYDKQRTPAGLMAEYLGLNPQPTFYVESVCSSSSSGLRTAYALIASGLHDIVVVLGFQKMSEITSADSQERMGRGADIQWEAPFGTMMPAYYALYARGHFEKYGTTEEDLALIRVKSSTYGRINDKAVFRKPLTLEKVLEPNYIATPLKVFDCCANADGSSCIILASEEKAKSLCKKPVWIKGLGMATAPITMTERDTFSGLRCAQLAAKRAYQMAGITPGDVDVAEVHDCFTIAEMMAYEDLGFAEPGKGKDLIRNKETYKEGKIPVNVDGGLLSKGHPIGATGGSQIRTIVLQLRSEAGEMQVPNAKIGLVHNIGGVGIYGNVSIFGVE
- a CDS encoding Zn-ribbon domain-containing OB-fold protein, giving the protein MGFEQFGIISFTGVTKVDEFVGYLKDQEIRGTLCMRCGTRFFPPRSDCDVCLSSIMQWFPITGEGTVITYTKAMYAPAGFEKDVPYVLAVAEFSDGVKVFGRMDRTIPEDRIKAGMKVKTRVTNLENDRFTYEFVVN
- a CDS encoding acyl-CoA dehydrogenase family protein, whose amino-acid sequence is MSDEYDVELSEEHIMLRDMVRKFADNEVAPVVDKDENDHRFQRELVNQMAELGLFGCPVPEQYGGNNMGYLAHAIATEEIGRVSGSLRVAFNMQTMGTSMSILKWGSDELKQKYIPALVSAEILGCFGITEPDSGSDTAAMATTAERDGNEYVLNGRKMWITWCPVADMAVIFAMTDKKAKHRGMSVFVMDMDSPGVSTIATKDKLGLWACPTGEIIMEDVRIPAGNRLGEEGKGFGYLMQELISTRLSAAAGAVGTCQAALDESVKYATERRQFGQSIAEFQMVQEVIARMVAETEAARALVWRCAIQKDRGLVHNMRETVLAKYYACRAADEVPNLALEVLSAYGYSNEYPIARILRDGKVYKILEGATNIMKMIIAQDALGLKKANR
- a CDS encoding biotin/lipoyl-containing protein — translated: MAEITMPMNGKVIAITTEVGEGVSEDAELVIIEAMKMELPVVATHDGTVKEIKAKVGESYNVGDVLLIIE
- a CDS encoding acyl-CoA carboxylase subunit beta, yielding MRPYFESMAKIGKPLSQARIKNTQENVEQIRAIEQELAAAIEDVKNAGIPAKKINERGQLTVWQRLEYLVDPGTWCPLHSIFNPKNNEEGTTGVVNGLGKINGKWAVIIGFDNKVIAGAWISGQSENILRVTDMAKRLRIPLVWLVNCSGVKLTEQEEVYPDRRGGGTPFFRHAELEQLGIPVLAGIWGTNPAGGGYQGISPTILLAHKDCNIAVGGGGIVSGMTPKGYFDEEGAEQLIEATRHFTELPPGSVQVHYDSTGFFKAVFETEEAVLDALKGYMDMIPAYDPKFFRVAEPAEPQFGKEDLNHIIPVNQKSVYAFDEVLARLTDNSEHMEYKPQYGPEVYTGLVKLNGFLVGVIGNKQGFLGAGYPEYAPYPGIGGKLYRQGLIKMNEFVTLCGRDRLPIIWFQDTSGIDVGDIAEKAELLGLGQSLIYSIEQTDVPMMLFVLRKGTAAAHYIMGGPTANNHTAFALGTPATEIYVMHGETASAASFARRLVKEKDAGRPLQPIIDKMNALAKQYSDQSKPIYCAKRGFVDEVVSFTEMRKYMLAFAECAYQNPGSICPHHMMMIPRIAKG
- a CDS encoding hemerythrin domain-containing protein — encoded protein: MSEIILCETRRTFLTKAGILLTGTAVINSTAHIAHAESKEKKKKKEEKKAEEVSPPEDLMREHGVLRRILLVYEDIQGRLMGGKEFPAEVLSNAAGIIRKFVEDYHEKLEEDYLFPRFEKAGKLVDLVTILKEQHKAGRRLTEFIKKSAEPVTLKDAPKQKELAETLHLFIRMYRPHASREDTVLFPALRTIVSGKEFDSLGEEFEEKEEKLFGEGGFEKIVAQVAEQERTLGIYELAQFTPPK
- a CDS encoding phosphatase PAP2 family protein, producing the protein MKTKDVVWLVLLIMAILLTICLNYYPYLPGDVSSTRLIQSLLPESKHWAQVLSSTAKSPFVFILIAITFALSWVIAGWRAALLSVASFIGLWLLGTWLGPVISQPRPSPELVQVTEASPGSAFPSIFAFNFMATVGFLAVLAGVKASGGLRWGLMVICISLLIIGGIARIALAAHWPSDVAISYLIGLLWITLLIRFI
- a CDS encoding radical SAM protein, which translates into the protein MKVNENYSFLIDVASTCNLKCPSCPQANPKNPVRRNELMEPELLDSILRKATSECQISFVYLYNWAEPFLNPKLPDLIDIVNSHNIPCGVSSNLNIRRNIDRVVASNPANFVISTSGFNQHTYGKMHAAGNVERVKENMIWLSEVRKNTNSRTRVEVNYIRYLGNLDELVLMRKFAASLGFFFRQSIAALFPLERLLKYLSDSQKKERTIDEEKELFEILLFPYEELMQLSGPFKRFPCSYREEQIVLNSRGQVQLCCLVFDPTRFTITDFLSDSIERIRELKRGQDFCKSCIEKGIHTLGLRFGPNLRPVVLKKVADYYSEAGVDFHNLPRTSNGLWFDRSVRLLKESARRSIVLRRLTREAVTRFPVLKRLPGDILSLE